From the Methanocaldococcus fervens AG86 genome, the window CTTTTTCAAGAAGTTTTAAATCATCGTCAGTAATTTTCTCTGAACATTCAACCAAAGCTCTATAGGTCTTTCTATGTGGTGTGTTTTTAAATATAACTTTATCTTTCCTAACACCAAACTCTAAGTTTAAAACCTCCACCCTACCATCTTTATTAATCTCTTCAGCAATTTTATCCAAATCTATTTTTCTTATTTTTGGCTCTTTAATTTCTAAAACAAATGGTCTCCCATCTCCAAGCATTCTAACATCTATATCCTCTCTTCCAGCTCCATGGAATTTGGCGTCTTTTCCTTTTGTAGCTTCCAAGAAAGGTTTGGCAATAATCTCTTCAACAGATATTGGATATTTTTTACCAGTGTAGTTGCAGAGCTCACAACCTTTTCCCCTACACTTCCTACAAGGCCATCTCGTTTGTGGAATGCCCCTAATTAACTTCCTATACCTCCCTTTAATAAATAGAGGATTTACTTGCAGGTAAATTTCTTCAGTGTACGGGTTTATATGAACAACAATATCAGGATATTCTTTATTTGGAGCTTTATCTAATCTAACAGCTAATACTTTCCCAAATTCCCTACCAAATTCCTGCTTTATACTCTCCATAAATTCTGTTTCAATCTCTTTTTCAAGTTCTTTAATTTCTTCTGGTAAATGAGTTCCTACTAAAAATGTCTCAAAATCATATTCCTTTAAAAGTTCAATTGCTTTATTTAGAAGTTTTTCCATTTTTTGTTTGCTAAAAATACCCCTACACCAAGGGCAACTCTCCTTTTCAGCGTTTGCTTCTTCCAACCTTATCTCATCCACTCCACTTTTTGCCAAAGCTTTTAATAGCTCCAACTCATCCTTGTAATCAATTTCTTTTTCTTTAGCTTTTTTTATTCTTGCCTCAAGTTCTAAAGCTTTATATAGCTTTAAAGCTCTACCTCTTTCAGTGTTTGTTGTATGTAATAGCTTAGCATACAACCTTCCAAAGCATCTATCACAAAGAGGATATTTTTTTAATATTTCATAATTTATAATCTCCATGCTCTCCCCATAATGTGTTTTAATTGATAAAAAGCAACACTAAATTAATAAATTAATTTATCATATAATTATTGCTTTCTAATAACTTCAGTACTAAGGGGATTAAATGGAAACTCATGAAAAGATAGAACTAGGAATTTTAGCTATAATTTTGTTAATTTTTATTGAGTCAGGCATATTAATGATAACTGAAGGGTGGGATTTCTTCATAGCTTTTTATACGTCGGTTGTTACCATCTCAACAGTTGGTTATGGAGATTACGTTCCAAAAACATTTATCGGAAAGCTTTCAGTCATAATTTATATATTTGTTGGTGTAGGAACGGTGGCATATACATTAGGGAATGTAGCAGGGTTTTTAATTGAAGGACATTTTAGAAAATACTTTAGGTTGAGAAAAATGGAAGATAAGATAAAAAAACTGAACAATCACTATATTATTTGTGGTTATGGAAGACTAGGAAAAATTGTAGCAGAAGAATTTAAAAAATCAAAGATACCATTTGTTATAATTGATTCAGATGAAAAAGTACTTGAAGAAGCTCTTGAAAAAGACCCAAACCTTATCTGTATCGTTGGAGATGCAACATCCGATGATGTTTTAAAGAAGGCAAGGATTGAAAAAGCTAGGGGGTTGATTACAGTAGTTACCTCAGACGCTGAAAATGTCTTTATAACTTTATCGGCAAAAAAATTAAATCCTAATATATATGTTGTTGCGAAGGCAGATAAACCTTCAACATTGGATAAATTAATAAAAGCAGGAGCTGATAGGGCAGTCTGTCCTTATATAGTTGGAGGAATGGAAATTGCCAGAATAGCCATAAACCCAGATATTGTTGAGTTCATCCATTCTTTAATTGCTGTAGAAGAGGATATAGAAGTTAGGAGATATGTTATAAAAAACAAAGAGCTTGATAATAAACTTTTAAAAGATTCTGGCATTAGGGAAAAATCTGGAGCTACAATTTTAGCAATTAAAAAAGGAAACAAAATGATTACTAGCCCTCCTTCCGATATAGTAATTAATGTTGGGGATGTTATATATGCCTTTGGAACTAGAGAACAGCTGGAAAAACTAAAAAAATACGTTGAAGGGTTATAAGTATAATTTTTGTTTAATCTCATCTTTTACTATTTCAGAGACATCTATTTCTTTTTGAATATCTATTGCCACATTTATTTTTGTTACAATTA encodes:
- a CDS encoding tRNA pseudouridine(54/55) synthase Pus10 translates to MEIINYEILKKYPLCDRCFGRLYAKLLHTTNTERGRALKLYKALELEARIKKAKEKEIDYKDELELLKALAKSGVDEIRLEEANAEKESCPWCRGIFSKQKMEKLLNKAIELLKEYDFETFLVGTHLPEEIKELEKEIETEFMESIKQEFGREFGKVLAVRLDKAPNKEYPDIVVHINPYTEEIYLQVNPLFIKGRYRKLIRGIPQTRWPCRKCRGKGCELCNYTGKKYPISVEEIIAKPFLEATKGKDAKFHGAGREDIDVRMLGDGRPFVLEIKEPKIRKIDLDKIAEEINKDGRVEVLNLEFGVRKDKVIFKNTPHRKTYRALVECSEKITDDDLKLLEKELENRTIYQKTPRRVLHRRADLERIRKVYKVKTNKVDDNHFEMIIYCDGGLYIKELISGDDGRTNPSVSSILNKNCICKELDVLKIHDDEGENYGSNE
- a CDS encoding potassium channel family protein; its protein translation is METHEKIELGILAIILLIFIESGILMITEGWDFFIAFYTSVVTISTVGYGDYVPKTFIGKLSVIIYIFVGVGTVAYTLGNVAGFLIEGHFRKYFRLRKMEDKIKKLNNHYIICGYGRLGKIVAEEFKKSKIPFVIIDSDEKVLEEALEKDPNLICIVGDATSDDVLKKARIEKARGLITVVTSDAENVFITLSAKKLNPNIYVVAKADKPSTLDKLIKAGADRAVCPYIVGGMEIARIAINPDIVEFIHSLIAVEEDIEVRRYVIKNKELDNKLLKDSGIREKSGATILAIKKGNKMITSPPSDIVINVGDVIYAFGTREQLEKLKKYVEGL